In Urechidicola croceus, a single window of DNA contains:
- a CDS encoding cation transporter, which produces MNKTVFEITKMDCPSEENLIRMKLDGIPNIANLDFDIPNRKLTVFHSGEIDQVEKSINELNLGGKKISTEQTDQTDFKENANQKKLLWSVLIINFAFFIIEMTTGIISKSMGLVADSLDMLADSFVYGISLFAVGGTLIKKKRIAKLAGYFQITLAIIGFVEVLRRFFGDEKLPDFSTMIIVSIFALIANGICLYILQKSKSKDEAHMKASMIFTSNDVIINTGVIIAGLLVYWLNSNKPDLIVGTIVFILVIQGAFRILKLSK; this is translated from the coding sequence GTGAATAAAACAGTATTTGAAATTACCAAAATGGATTGTCCATCGGAGGAAAATCTAATTCGAATGAAATTGGACGGCATCCCGAACATTGCGAATTTGGACTTTGATATTCCTAACCGAAAATTAACCGTTTTTCACAGCGGAGAAATCGACCAAGTCGAAAAGTCAATAAACGAGCTGAATTTAGGCGGAAAGAAAATCTCAACGGAACAAACCGACCAAACGGATTTTAAAGAAAACGCAAACCAAAAAAAACTACTTTGGTCTGTACTTATAATCAATTTTGCTTTTTTCATTATCGAAATGACGACAGGAATTATCTCAAAATCGATGGGGCTTGTTGCAGACAGTTTAGATATGCTTGCCGACAGTTTCGTTTACGGAATTAGCTTGTTTGCGGTTGGCGGAACGTTGATTAAGAAAAAACGTATTGCAAAACTTGCAGGATATTTTCAAATCACGCTTGCGATTATCGGATTTGTAGAGGTTTTAAGACGATTTTTTGGAGACGAAAAACTTCCCGATTTTTCAACAATGATTATCGTTTCTATTTTTGCACTTATCGCAAACGGAATTTGTCTTTACATTTTACAAAAGTCAAAAAGTAAAGACGAGGCACATATGAAAGCAAGTATGATTTTTACCTCAAATGATGTAATTATAAATACAGGTGTAATTATTGCAGGACTTTTAGTTTACTGGTTGAATTCTAATAAGCCAGATTTGATTGTGGGAACAATAGTCTTTATTTTAGTTATTCAAGGTGCTTTTAGGATATTAAAGTTAAGTAAGTAA
- a CDS encoding M90 family metallopeptidase codes for MAYILISVVIILFAVHFYRKAKRHSVKPFPEHWHKLLMDNVLFYRNLSNNRQLIFQQKMMQFLSEVYIDGVQLELEELDKILIAASAVIPVFGFKEWHYTNLSGILLYPDYFNEDMQFSSKDNSRNIGGIVGNGRFEKQMILSKKALYYGFKNTTDKSNTGIHEFVHLIDKLDDSTDGVPERLLEHQYALPWLNLIHKEMEAINDNHSDIRKYGGTNQAEFFAVASEYFFERPDLLKKKHPDLYKMLVKCFNQKLADPI; via the coding sequence ATGGCCTATATTTTAATTTCTGTTGTGATTATTCTTTTTGCTGTTCATTTTTATAGAAAAGCGAAACGCCATAGTGTAAAGCCATTTCCAGAGCATTGGCACAAATTATTAATGGACAATGTTCTGTTTTATAGAAATCTTTCAAACAATAGGCAGCTAATTTTTCAGCAAAAAATGATGCAGTTTTTAAGTGAGGTCTATATCGATGGTGTGCAGCTTGAACTGGAAGAGTTGGACAAGATTTTAATTGCGGCAAGTGCAGTAATACCTGTTTTTGGCTTCAAAGAATGGCATTACACCAATTTAAGCGGTATCCTTTTATATCCAGATTATTTTAATGAGGATATGCAATTTAGTAGTAAGGATAACTCAAGAAATATTGGTGGAATAGTTGGGAATGGACGTTTTGAGAAGCAAATGATTTTATCTAAAAAAGCATTGTACTACGGCTTTAAAAACACAACCGATAAAAGTAATACTGGCATACACGAATTTGTGCATCTTATTGATAAGCTGGATGATAGTACAGATGGAGTTCCAGAGCGATTATTAGAACATCAATATGCATTACCTTGGTTGAATTTAATTCATAAGGAAATGGAAGCCATAAACGACAATCATTCTGATATCCGAAAATATGGAGGTACAAATCAAGCTGAATTTTTTGCAGTAGCTTCAGAATATTTCTTCGAGCGTCCAGACTTACTCAAAAAGAAACATCCTGACCTATATAAAATGTTGGTAAAATGTTTCAATCAAAAATTAGCGGATCCAATTTAA
- a CDS encoding dihydrolipoyl dehydrogenase family protein produces MKNYDVFIIGSGMAGMTIANKCASKGLTVGITDELPYGGTCALRGCDPKKVIIGATEVRDFAKRLKGNGIDTIPKVNWKDIMAFKQSFVDEMPPKIEKGYKKNGIDTFHSSAKFLSENTLEVGNDKVKAIKIVIASGSKPRVLEFEGGHFAKSSADFLNLAELPKSLLFIGGGYIAFEFAHIAARCGAEVTIVHRGENPLENFEQDIVKHLVSATKELGIKLILNTDVTAIEKLDNQYRVKGKSQEKTEYFEAEAVFNSAGRPPAIFDLNLEKANIAFTKKGVTIDKYLQSISNPNIYAAGDAADSEGLPLTPVAVLEGHTVASNIIKGNSKEISYPPMPTVVFTLPTMASVGYSESKAKALNYNIQVNYKEVGNWFNAKRLNVEEYAFKTIIDVETQTILGAHLIGPHTEETINLFAMAIKTKMKVNDIRTMIFSYPTLASDIPHML; encoded by the coding sequence ATGAAAAATTACGATGTATTTATAATTGGTTCGGGAATGGCAGGAATGACCATCGCTAATAAATGCGCCTCAAAAGGCCTGACAGTCGGAATAACGGATGAATTACCTTACGGGGGCACTTGTGCATTGAGAGGTTGTGACCCAAAAAAAGTGATTATAGGCGCTACGGAAGTACGAGACTTTGCTAAAAGACTTAAAGGAAATGGTATTGATACCATACCTAAAGTCAATTGGAAGGACATTATGGCTTTTAAACAATCCTTTGTGGATGAAATGCCACCAAAAATTGAAAAAGGATATAAAAAAAACGGAATAGACACATTTCATAGTTCAGCTAAATTCTTATCAGAAAACACGTTAGAAGTTGGAAACGACAAAGTAAAAGCTATCAAAATTGTAATCGCATCAGGTTCCAAGCCAAGGGTTTTAGAATTTGAAGGTGGTCATTTTGCCAAATCCAGTGCCGATTTCTTGAATTTAGCAGAATTACCAAAATCTTTATTATTTATCGGTGGTGGATACATTGCTTTTGAGTTTGCGCATATCGCAGCTCGATGTGGAGCAGAAGTCACTATTGTACATCGTGGAGAAAACCCCTTGGAAAATTTTGAACAGGATATTGTAAAACATCTTGTTTCTGCCACAAAAGAATTAGGGATAAAACTCATTCTTAATACAGATGTTACGGCTATTGAGAAATTAGATAACCAGTATAGAGTAAAAGGTAAATCTCAAGAAAAAACAGAATATTTTGAAGCTGAAGCAGTTTTTAATTCTGCCGGCAGACCACCGGCAATATTTGATTTAAATTTAGAAAAAGCGAACATAGCATTTACCAAAAAAGGAGTTACGATAGACAAATATCTGCAAAGTATTTCAAACCCAAATATTTATGCAGCAGGCGATGCCGCAGATTCAGAAGGTTTGCCCTTAACGCCAGTTGCAGTTTTGGAAGGTCATACGGTTGCTTCAAATATCATCAAAGGCAATTCTAAAGAAATAAGTTACCCACCAATGCCAACGGTAGTTTTTACATTGCCTACAATGGCGTCTGTTGGCTATTCTGAATCGAAAGCGAAAGCGCTGAACTACAATATTCAGGTAAATTATAAAGAGGTTGGCAATTGGTTCAATGCCAAACGTTTGAATGTAGAAGAATATGCGTTCAAAACTATAATTGACGTAGAAACCCAAACAATTTTGGGAGCGCATTTAATCGGACCACATACAGAAGAAACCATAAATCTCTTCGCAATGGCCATAAAAACAAAAATGAAGGTTAATGATATTAGAACAATGATTTTCTCATATCCAACTTTGGCTTCAGACATACCACATATGCTTTAA
- a CDS encoding heavy metal translocating P-type ATPase, whose amino-acid sequence METINVFETKEKNYKQGIKESFPVTGMTCASCASSVESVLKHTDGVFDASVNFANSSVLVEYDNGLNPNQLQNALREVGYDIIIDSEDPSEVQQELQQKHYQDIKNRTIWSAILTLPIFVLGMFYMQWEPGKWISLVLAFPILFWFGRSFFINAFKQAKHGKANMDTLVALSTGIAFIFSVFNTFFPEFWLSRGIEPHVYYEAATVIITFISLGKLLEEKAKSNTSSAIKKLMGLQPKTLKIIENGEEKEIPISSVQVGQTILVRPGEKIPVDGEVSKGSSYVDESMITGEPVPVEKIKDEKVFAGTVNQKGSFQFTAEKVGGETLLSQIIKMVQEAQGSKAPVQKLVDKIAGIFVPVVLVISIITFIVWMSVGGDNAFSQALLTSVAVLVIACPCALGLATPTAIMVGIGKGAENNILIKDAESLELGYKVNAIILDKTGTITEGKPLVTDIIWKNNLENQNEYKQILLAIEAQSEHPLAEAVVNHLKDEKVEQAEIASFESITGKGVKAQSENGSKYYVGNHKLMVEKNIEIESSLMQTAESLEEQAKTVIFFGNEKQVLAILAIADKIKETSKKAIETLQDRGIEVYMLTGDNNKTASAVAKQVGITNYQGEVMPSDKAAFVEKLQADGKIVAMVGDGINDSQALAQANVSIAMGKGSDIAIDVAKMTLITSDLQSIPKALELSKRTVLGIRQNLFWAFIYNIIGIPIAAGVLYPVNGFLLDPMIAGAAMAFSSVSVVANSLRLKRVKL is encoded by the coding sequence ATGGAGACAATTAACGTATTTGAAACTAAAGAAAAGAACTACAAACAGGGTATAAAAGAATCATTCCCTGTTACAGGAATGACCTGCGCATCGTGTGCATCAAGTGTTGAATCTGTATTAAAACACACAGATGGCGTATTTGATGCAAGCGTCAATTTCGCGAATAGTTCTGTTCTGGTAGAGTACGACAATGGATTGAACCCTAATCAACTTCAAAACGCACTTCGTGAGGTCGGCTATGACATTATTATTGATTCCGAAGACCCTTCGGAAGTACAGCAAGAACTTCAGCAAAAGCATTATCAGGACATAAAAAACCGTACTATCTGGTCGGCTATCCTTACGCTACCCATTTTTGTGCTGGGAATGTTCTATATGCAATGGGAACCAGGCAAATGGATTTCATTGGTATTGGCCTTTCCCATTCTTTTTTGGTTCGGGCGTAGCTTTTTCATCAATGCCTTCAAGCAGGCCAAACACGGTAAAGCAAATATGGACACCTTGGTAGCTTTGAGCACAGGAATCGCTTTTATCTTTAGTGTATTCAATACCTTTTTTCCAGAATTTTGGTTGAGTCGTGGTATTGAACCTCACGTTTATTATGAAGCGGCTACGGTAATTATAACTTTTATTTCCTTGGGAAAATTATTGGAGGAAAAGGCAAAATCAAATACGTCTTCAGCCATCAAAAAACTAATGGGTCTTCAGCCCAAAACCCTAAAAATAATTGAGAATGGAGAAGAAAAGGAAATCCCTATTTCATCTGTACAGGTGGGTCAGACCATTTTGGTACGTCCCGGAGAAAAGATTCCTGTAGATGGAGAAGTTTCCAAGGGAAGCTCGTATGTAGATGAAAGTATGATTACGGGAGAACCTGTTCCAGTTGAAAAAATAAAAGATGAAAAAGTATTTGCAGGCACGGTAAATCAAAAAGGGAGCTTTCAATTTACTGCCGAAAAAGTAGGTGGAGAAACCTTACTATCACAAATCATTAAAATGGTTCAGGAAGCTCAAGGAAGCAAGGCGCCGGTTCAAAAGCTGGTCGATAAGATTGCCGGAATATTTGTTCCTGTCGTATTAGTCATTTCTATCATTACATTCATTGTCTGGATGTCAGTTGGTGGCGATAACGCATTTTCACAAGCCTTGTTGACCTCTGTAGCCGTGTTGGTTATCGCTTGTCCTTGCGCATTGGGCTTGGCAACACCTACCGCAATTATGGTGGGAATTGGTAAAGGCGCAGAAAATAATATTTTGATAAAGGATGCCGAAAGTTTAGAACTCGGTTATAAAGTGAATGCTATTATCCTTGATAAAACGGGTACAATTACCGAAGGAAAACCCTTAGTAACTGATATAATTTGGAAGAATAACCTTGAAAATCAAAATGAATACAAGCAAATTCTTTTGGCTATAGAAGCACAATCGGAACATCCTTTGGCGGAAGCAGTAGTCAACCATTTAAAAGATGAAAAGGTTGAACAAGCTGAAATTGCTTCTTTTGAAAGTATTACAGGAAAAGGTGTAAAGGCGCAATCAGAGAATGGTTCAAAATATTATGTGGGTAACCATAAACTAATGGTCGAAAAGAATATTGAAATTGAATCTTCTTTAATGCAAACAGCAGAAAGTCTCGAAGAGCAGGCTAAAACGGTCATATTCTTTGGTAATGAAAAACAAGTGCTGGCGATACTCGCCATTGCTGACAAGATTAAAGAAACTTCAAAAAAAGCTATAGAAACACTTCAAGACAGAGGCATCGAAGTCTATATGCTTACTGGAGATAACAATAAAACCGCATCTGCTGTCGCAAAACAAGTCGGAATAACAAATTACCAAGGCGAAGTAATGCCTTCGGACAAGGCAGCTTTTGTTGAAAAATTGCAGGCGGACGGAAAGATAGTCGCAATGGTTGGCGATGGTATTAATGATTCCCAGGCTTTGGCGCAAGCCAATGTGAGTATTGCAATGGGAAAAGGTTCGGATATAGCAATTGATGTAGCAAAAATGACCTTGATAACCTCAGATTTGCAATCCATCCCAAAAGCATTGGAACTGTCAAAAAGAACCGTGTTGGGCATCCGTCAAAACTTATTTTGGGCGTTCATTTACAACATCATTGGTATTCCAATCGCAGCAGGAGTTTTGTATCCCGTAAACGGTTTTTTATTAGACCCAATGATTGCAGGTGCAGCAATGGCATTCAGTAGTGTATCCGTTGTTGCAAATAGTTTAAGACTTAAACGAGTAAAACTTTAA
- a CDS encoding heavy-metal-associated domain-containing protein, with translation MKTLKFKTNINCGGCVSKVTPFLDKQEGVESWEVDTSNPDKILTIESDGATEEDVKSVLQKVGFKAKPVD, from the coding sequence ATGAAAACTTTAAAATTTAAAACAAATATCAATTGTGGTGGGTGTGTATCAAAAGTAACCCCCTTTTTAGACAAACAAGAAGGTGTAGAAAGTTGGGAAGTAGATACCTCTAATCCTGATAAAATCCTAACCATTGAAAGCGATGGTGCAACCGAAGAAGATGTAAAATCGGTTTTGCAAAAAGTGGGATTCAAGGCCAAACCTGTAGATTAA
- a CDS encoding site-specific integrase yields the protein MSSNAKIVLRKKPNKEGHCPLCIRITKNRRSNYHYIGHNIDPNDWDVKNIRVRKSHPYSDRLNGLLSTKLSEANKMLIDLQSSKKDISANQIKEKLYASSESVTFFEVAQDFLDDLEANEKLSRLSTDKARINHVLKFTTSKQLTFQEIDENFLKKFKTYLRTKHNLSERSIVNNLIVIRTIYNRAIKLGIVDRKLYPFGSDKIRIKFPETEKIGLTRNEVIELESVDNLTKNETHARNLWLFSFYFAGIRVADILKIRWNDIFDNRLHYRMNKNSKLLSLKIPDKVFPILKDYINDKQSEEDFIFPEMKKADLKNAKDVYAKTKTANKKFNKYLVTVADKAKISKKVTMHIARHTFGNISEDKIPINMLQKLYRHSSITTTINYQSNFMHRDADDALDSVVNF from the coding sequence ATGTCATCAAATGCAAAAATAGTACTTCGGAAAAAGCCTAATAAAGAAGGACATTGTCCTCTTTGTATTCGTATCACAAAAAACCGTCGCTCAAATTATCATTATATAGGTCATAATATTGACCCAAATGATTGGGATGTGAAAAATATTAGAGTTAGAAAATCACATCCTTACTCAGATAGGTTAAACGGTTTGCTTAGTACCAAACTGTCTGAGGCAAATAAAATGCTGATTGATTTGCAGTCGAGTAAAAAGGATATATCGGCCAATCAAATAAAAGAGAAACTTTATGCTTCTTCGGAATCAGTTACTTTTTTTGAAGTGGCACAAGACTTTCTTGATGATTTAGAAGCAAACGAAAAGCTATCTAGGCTTTCAACAGATAAAGCAAGAATTAATCACGTTTTAAAATTTACCACGTCAAAGCAACTAACCTTTCAAGAAATTGATGAAAATTTTCTAAAGAAATTTAAAACCTACCTCCGTACAAAACACAACCTATCAGAAAGGTCGATAGTAAATAATCTTATTGTGATTAGAACTATCTATAATAGGGCCATAAAATTGGGTATCGTAGATAGAAAACTTTACCCGTTCGGTTCGGATAAAATACGAATTAAGTTCCCTGAAACTGAAAAAATAGGTCTTACTCGAAATGAAGTCATAGAGCTAGAGTCAGTTGATAACCTTACCAAGAATGAAACTCACGCTAGAAATCTCTGGCTTTTCAGTTTTTACTTTGCTGGCATCCGTGTAGCTGATATATTAAAAATTCGTTGGAACGACATTTTTGATAATAGACTTCACTATCGAATGAACAAGAATTCAAAACTGTTATCCCTAAAAATTCCAGATAAAGTTTTTCCAATTTTGAAAGATTACATAAATGACAAGCAGAGCGAAGAGGACTTTATATTTCCTGAAATGAAAAAAGCCGATTTAAAAAATGCTAAAGATGTTTATGCTAAAACAAAAACCGCTAATAAGAAATTCAATAAATATTTGGTAACGGTAGCTGATAAAGCCAAAATATCAAAAAAAGTAACTATGCATATTGCTAGACATACATTTGGGAATATATCGGAAGATAAAATCCCAATTAATATGCTCCAAAAATTATACAGACATTCATCGATTACCACTACAATAAATTATCAATCTAACTTTATGCATAGAGATGCGGATGACGCATTAGATAGCGTGGTAAATTTTTGA
- the merA gene encoding mercury(II) reductase, protein MRDNENKDLKTISLEISGMTCSGCSSHIEKDMNKTNGIVSSNVNHETGKGEFTFDTNKMGKEELINAVNSIGNYSVVNGIKKEDSFSSTSDTTISKESNKNKNQFDLIVIGGGSAAFSAAIKAEGLGLTTLMVNAGLEFGGTCVNVGCVPSKNLIRAAETAYHATHSNFKGIKPRGVDIDFKQIIKDKKELVSALQQQKYMDVVSDFENLTMLKGWAEFADKNTIIVNGKDKYSATNIVIATGATTNIPNIEGLNEVGYLTNVSLFDLEEKPISITIMGAGYIGLEIAQAYSRLGVKVRIIEFTDRPLRTQTSDITDVLVEQMKSEGIEILPNFRAFKFEKKGNDTIIHCNCPDGSTTQVIEKGHIVVATGTKPNTTKLGFENSDINLTKSGHILVNEKMETNVSNIYAAGDVTNTPPFVYTAATEGNTAVNNAFSLSKSSIDYSSLPWVVFTDPQIAGAGMDEIEAEAKGIPFEVSKLDLKHVPRALAAQDTRGFIKLIRNTETDKLIGARVIAPEGGELIQQLSMAIKFGITVKDLAESFYPYLTLGEGIKLAAITFGKDVSKLSCCAS, encoded by the coding sequence ATGAGAGATAACGAAAACAAAGATTTAAAAACCATATCATTAGAAATAAGTGGGATGACTTGTAGCGGTTGTTCATCGCATATCGAAAAAGATATGAATAAGACCAATGGTATAGTAAGCAGCAACGTAAATCACGAAACTGGAAAAGGAGAATTTACTTTTGATACAAATAAAATGGGTAAAGAAGAATTAATCAATGCAGTAAATAGCATTGGTAATTATTCTGTTGTAAACGGTATTAAAAAAGAGGATTCTTTCTCTTCAACGTCTGATACTACAATCTCTAAAGAATCTAATAAAAATAAAAACCAATTTGATTTAATTGTTATTGGTGGTGGTTCTGCTGCATTTTCAGCAGCGATAAAAGCTGAAGGTTTAGGGCTTACGACACTAATGGTAAATGCTGGATTAGAATTTGGGGGTACTTGTGTAAATGTAGGATGTGTTCCTTCAAAAAACTTAATTAGAGCTGCCGAAACTGCATATCACGCTACACATTCTAATTTTAAGGGTATTAAACCAAGAGGTGTAGATATTGATTTTAAACAAATTATTAAAGATAAAAAAGAGTTGGTTTCGGCATTACAGCAACAAAAATATATGGATGTTGTAAGTGATTTTGAAAATCTAACAATGCTAAAGGGGTGGGCTGAATTTGCAGATAAGAATACAATTATTGTGAATGGAAAAGATAAATACAGTGCAACGAACATTGTTATAGCAACCGGAGCGACAACAAACATTCCAAACATTGAAGGCTTAAATGAAGTAGGCTACTTAACTAATGTTTCTTTATTTGATTTGGAAGAAAAACCTATAAGCATAACCATTATGGGAGCTGGATATATTGGATTAGAAATAGCACAAGCTTATAGCCGATTGGGTGTAAAAGTGCGTATTATAGAATTTACAGATAGACCATTACGTACTCAAACTAGTGATATTACTGATGTTTTAGTAGAGCAAATGAAAAGTGAAGGTATTGAGATTTTACCAAATTTCAGAGCCTTTAAATTCGAAAAAAAAGGTAATGACACTATCATTCATTGCAACTGCCCTGATGGTTCAACAACTCAAGTCATTGAGAAAGGACATATTGTTGTAGCCACCGGAACAAAGCCCAATACCACTAAATTAGGTTTTGAGAATAGTGATATTAATTTAACAAAAAGCGGACACATTCTTGTTAATGAAAAAATGGAAACCAATGTTTCTAATATATATGCCGCAGGAGATGTAACAAACACACCGCCATTTGTTTATACAGCTGCCACCGAAGGAAATACAGCAGTAAACAATGCATTTTCATTGTCAAAAAGTAGTATAGATTATTCCTCTTTACCGTGGGTAGTATTTACCGACCCTCAAATCGCAGGTGCTGGAATGGATGAAATAGAAGCGGAAGCAAAAGGCATTCCTTTTGAAGTGAGTAAATTAGACTTAAAGCACGTTCCTAGAGCATTGGCAGCACAAGATACAAGAGGCTTCATTAAATTGATTCGTAATACTGAAACCGATAAGCTAATAGGTGCTAGAGTGATTGCGCCAGAAGGTGGCGAACTTATTCAACAATTAAGTATGGCGATTAAGTTTGGCATTACAGTAAAAGATTTAGCTGAAAGTTTTTACCCCTATTTAACATTAGGAGAAGGAATCAAGTTAGCAGCGATTACGTTTGGCAAAGACGTTTCTAAATTGAGTTGCTGTGCAAGCTAG